In one Sesamum indicum cultivar Zhongzhi No. 13 linkage group LG12, S_indicum_v1.0, whole genome shotgun sequence genomic region, the following are encoded:
- the LOC105175103 gene encoding extensin-like: MGWLFPLPRNTSKYVVKEKNTYLGMPRLPSAKMLPAAALLLLLHLLISQNGVGAAVCSAPSRLFHGVCILDSNCAKICEKEGYLSGNCKGLLMKCICIRDCGGEGDPPQGPPDTSPPDSPDTHHPQPPTIPSPCPPCVCRKPPSPPPPTGCPDPPFIIPLPNPPPTGCPHHPIFPIPIPPSGCPNSPVIPVPKPPTACPTPPIITNIPNPPSGCPNPP; encoded by the exons ATGGGTTGGTTGTTTCCACTACCTCGGAATACCTCTAAATACGTAGTTAAAGAGAAGAACACATACCTCGGAATGCCCAGACTTCCGTCGGCCAAGATGTTGCCTGCAGCAgcactgctgctgctgctgcatcTTCTAATCTCGC AGAATGGCGTAGGAGCAGCGGTTTGCTCGGCACCAAGCAGGTTGTTCCATGGCGTTTGCATCCTGGACAGTAATTGTGCCAAAATATGCGAGAAAGAAGGTTATCTCTCAGGAAATTGCAAGGGATTATTGATGAAATGCATCTGCATAAGAGACTGTGGTGGTGAGGGTGACCCTCCCCAAGGTCCCCCTGATACCAGCCCTCCAGATTCTCCAGACACGCATCACCCGCAGCCTCCTACGATCCCATCTCCTTGTCCTCCGTGTGTCTGTCGTAAGCCCCCGTCTCCTCCACCGCCAACCGGTTGTCCTGATCCCCCATTCATTATCCCTCTTCCTAATCCTCCTCCGACCGGTTGCCCTCATCATCCCATCTTCCCTATTCCTATTCCTCCTTCCGGTTGTCCCAATTCTCCCGTCATCCCTGTCCCTAAACCTCCAACTGCTTGCCCTACTCCTCCCATCATTACCAATATTCCCAATCCTCCTAGCGGTTGTCCTAACCCTCCCTGA
- the LOC105175104 gene encoding DCN1-like protein 1 isoform X2: protein MDILTEDQRENLERFMDVTRTCEDLATHCLSIANWNLEEACDVLFANPRLRMPKSLERQKKYDAVYETYQDDSVDLILADGITRLCDNIQVDPQDIVMLVLAWHMKASTMCQFSKQELVDGFESLGIETVEQLKEKIPFMRSELEDSHKFRQIYNFAFDWCKDKGQKVLPLDTALEMWKLLFAQKKWPLLDDWFQFLQGKHNKAISQDLWSQTLEFATTVDTSLSNYDPAGAWPCVIDDFVEYMIETGKVQKA, encoded by the exons ATG GATATTTTGACTGAAGATCAGCGTGAGAACTTGGAGCGATTCATGGATGTTACTAGGACGTG TGAAGATCTTGCTACGCACTGTCTGAGCATTGCTAATTGGAACCTTGAAGAAGCTTGCGACGTACTTTTTGCCAATCCCCGGCTACGCATGCCAAAGTCACTAGAACGTCAGAAGAAATACGACGCGGTCTATGAAACCTACCAAG ATGACTCCGTTGACTTAATTTTGGCTGATGGAATCACTCGCCTGTGTGACAACATTCAG GTTGATCCTCAAGATATTGTCATG TTGGTGCTAGCATGGCATATGAAGGCATCTACCATGTGTCAATTCTCGAAGCAAGAGCTTGTTGATGGATTTGAATCTCTTGG GATAGAGACAGTGGAgcagttaaaagaaaaaataccgTTTATGCGTAGCGAACTGGAAGATTCAC ATAAGTTCCGGCAGATCTACAACTTTGCATTTGACTGGTGCAAAGACAAG GGCCAGAAGGTTTTGCCACTGGATACAGCACTTGAGATGTGGAAGTTGCTATTTGCACAAAAGAAATGGCCATTACTTGATGATTGGTTCCAGTtcttgcag GGAAAACATAACAAAGCAATCTCCCAAGACCTATGGAGCCAGACCTTGGAGTTTGCAACG ACTGTAGATACTTCATTGTCAAACTATGATCCTGCTGGGGCATGGCCATGTGTGATCgatgattttgttgaatacATGATTGAGACGGGCAAAGTACAGAAGGCCTGA
- the LOC105175104 gene encoding DCN1-like protein 1 isoform X3, with product MDVTRTCEDLATHCLSIANWNLEEACDVLFANPRLRMPKSLERQKKYDAVYETYQDDSVDLILADGITRLCDNIQVDPQDIVMLVLAWHMKASTMCQFSKQELVDGFESLGIETVEQLKEKIPFMRSELEDSHKFRQIYNFAFDWCKDKGQKVLPLDTALEMWKLLFAQKKWPLLDDWFQFLQGKHNKAISQDLWSQTLEFATVNKNRRNEIEYVTCVGCSQACLFLFTLPFALVSLSCHAKFLNFWWVKNF from the exons ATGGATGTTACTAGGACGTG TGAAGATCTTGCTACGCACTGTCTGAGCATTGCTAATTGGAACCTTGAAGAAGCTTGCGACGTACTTTTTGCCAATCCCCGGCTACGCATGCCAAAGTCACTAGAACGTCAGAAGAAATACGACGCGGTCTATGAAACCTACCAAG ATGACTCCGTTGACTTAATTTTGGCTGATGGAATCACTCGCCTGTGTGACAACATTCAG GTTGATCCTCAAGATATTGTCATG TTGGTGCTAGCATGGCATATGAAGGCATCTACCATGTGTCAATTCTCGAAGCAAGAGCTTGTTGATGGATTTGAATCTCTTGG GATAGAGACAGTGGAgcagttaaaagaaaaaataccgTTTATGCGTAGCGAACTGGAAGATTCAC ATAAGTTCCGGCAGATCTACAACTTTGCATTTGACTGGTGCAAAGACAAG GGCCAGAAGGTTTTGCCACTGGATACAGCACTTGAGATGTGGAAGTTGCTATTTGCACAAAAGAAATGGCCATTACTTGATGATTGGTTCCAGTtcttgcag GGAAAACATAACAAAGCAATCTCCCAAGACCTATGGAGCCAGACCTTGGAGTTTGCAACGGTAAATAAGAATCGAcgaaatgaaattgaatatgTAACTTGCGTGGGCTGTTCACAGgcttgtttgtttctttttaccCTTCCGTTTGCCCTCGTATCTCTTTCATGTCATGCAAAGTTTCTAAACTTTTGGTGGGTCAAGAACTTTTAG
- the LOC105175104 gene encoding DCN1-like protein 1 isoform X1, whose protein sequence is MDILTEDQRENLERFMDVTRTCEDLATHCLSIANWNLEEACDVLFANPRLRMPKSLERQKKYDAVYETYQDDSVDLILADGITRLCDNIQVDPQDIVMLVLAWHMKASTMCQFSKQELVDGFESLGIETVEQLKEKIPFMRSELEDSHKFRQIYNFAFDWCKDKGQKVLPLDTALEMWKLLFAQKKWPLLDDWFQFLQGKHNKAISQDLWSQTLEFATVNKNRRNEIEYVTCVGCSQACLFLFTLPFALVSLSCHAKFLNFWWVKNF, encoded by the exons ATG GATATTTTGACTGAAGATCAGCGTGAGAACTTGGAGCGATTCATGGATGTTACTAGGACGTG TGAAGATCTTGCTACGCACTGTCTGAGCATTGCTAATTGGAACCTTGAAGAAGCTTGCGACGTACTTTTTGCCAATCCCCGGCTACGCATGCCAAAGTCACTAGAACGTCAGAAGAAATACGACGCGGTCTATGAAACCTACCAAG ATGACTCCGTTGACTTAATTTTGGCTGATGGAATCACTCGCCTGTGTGACAACATTCAG GTTGATCCTCAAGATATTGTCATG TTGGTGCTAGCATGGCATATGAAGGCATCTACCATGTGTCAATTCTCGAAGCAAGAGCTTGTTGATGGATTTGAATCTCTTGG GATAGAGACAGTGGAgcagttaaaagaaaaaataccgTTTATGCGTAGCGAACTGGAAGATTCAC ATAAGTTCCGGCAGATCTACAACTTTGCATTTGACTGGTGCAAAGACAAG GGCCAGAAGGTTTTGCCACTGGATACAGCACTTGAGATGTGGAAGTTGCTATTTGCACAAAAGAAATGGCCATTACTTGATGATTGGTTCCAGTtcttgcag GGAAAACATAACAAAGCAATCTCCCAAGACCTATGGAGCCAGACCTTGGAGTTTGCAACGGTAAATAAGAATCGAcgaaatgaaattgaatatgTAACTTGCGTGGGCTGTTCACAGgcttgtttgtttctttttaccCTTCCGTTTGCCCTCGTATCTCTTTCATGTCATGCAAAGTTTCTAAACTTTTGGTGGGTCAAGAACTTTTAG